ATGCGGTCTAAAGTTGGCATGTGAATTCCATGAGCCTCCGCAAGGGGAGTGCAGTTGCCGACATGCGCGGCTTCTCTGGGTCCAGAGCCACTGGTTCTTCAAACCCGATCGTCTGCCATACTTTCAAGGAAGCATGTGTCCAGCACATGCCACGACAGCCTCTGTgttttgttgtttatttgttattttttcttgtattttccatgtatttatattttctgttatttactttattttaagttgtaatatagaaaagaaaaaagaaataaataaattatctctAGGACTAGGGTCCGTGGAATATCATGTCCTTTACTCCGTAGGAGTGTGAGATTTGTTACTATCTGAAAGATAACACTATTTGAAAGACAACTATCTTAGAAAGACAAAGTGTTGTCTTTCAGATAGTTTGTTTAGTAAGATTTTACAGCACTAGACAAGATCATGTCAgttacaaagaaatttgtgtatTGAGGAGATTGAAAAGTAATACTTGGCTTGTAATTATTCTCAGGTCAAAGTTgtaatattcattttataaatgaatgaacaatgttttactattaaaaaatagaaaaaaaaatacaacccaCTTAATAACTGACAATAATTAACTGACTTAATGAAGGTTAAAGATAACGGATTCTACTCTATCGTCCAAGCCACAATTGACGGACTTAACTAAATAACGAtcacaactaattaattaaaataaacacaAGCAATATAACATTAGATAGCCCATAACATAACCAGATACATCCGAGGCCACAGCCGAATCCAAACCAACTAGGCCTTAGCCCACAAAGAAAGCCCGTAACAATTTCAGAACTCTAGTATTTCGGACGAATGGTAATGCCTTTGATGACAAGCCTTCTTTTCCATTGCCCGTCCTCGTATTCATTGATTGAGAATTCTATCTCTCCTGTATTTTCAGGTGATGTTACAAACTCGCCAACTGGGATCTCAATCCAATCACCTCTTggctttttcatcaaattttctttATGTTCTTGCTTGTTTCCATCTGGTAGGGTGAGTCTGACATTCACTGGAACTTCCCATCCATAAGCTGGATCTTTCAACTTTACCACAAATGCTAGTTCATATAGAGTTCCTGGTGAGAGGTTTGTAGTCTGAAACTTTCAACGCAATTCTAGCCAACATACATTTAATAGCTCAGCAACATCAATGACTTCATCACTGTAGTGTCAGACATTATATAATGGTTAGCAACTGAACTGTGAAAGACGTAGATACTAAGTAATTCTATCTTTGTACTCCCTCTTTGACATGAACTATTTACTACCAGAAAAGTCCAGATCGTATGTTAATTGTTTCCTCTGTAATAGATGAAACAACCTTACGAGACTAACTTCAAACCATTACAGTGTATTGGCCTACAGCATCACTAACCACTTTCAATGGTTTTATGTATTTAGCTTGGAGAGTGGCTTGGCATATTCTGTTCCAACCATAAATGTTttaggaaaagggaaaaaaatatgaCAAGAATAGAGCTTAATGCTAGGTACTGGTTTCTTGAATTCTTCTCTACTGCCAATAACGTTTTTCTGCACCCCAAGTGATTGTCAGATTTCTTGCATGCAAGAAGAAGCAGTTTTTGGAGTTCTTGTCAACCCAATATTTctgaaatagtagtaatggaggAAGATGATGATACCAATCGTATAAGGAACAAGACAAATTAGGAAAACCAAGAAGTGGGTCCACTATACACTTGCCTTTCTCTTCTGGTTTAAGAGTAGTCCAGAACAGAGCTGATCATAAAGCTTGTCCATGGAAGATCTGTCGACGGGGGAATCCGCATCTCTCAACAGGACTTCGTAGTTATGCGGGGGTTTCAATTTCACCTGTGCCACTACCTTGGCTCTGGTGTCACTGTTTTGAGTCTCAGTTTGGCTGGGTTCCTCATTTGGCTGTAGCGAATAAGAATGCCCTGTCCCCATCTCTTCAGAGTCTTTTCATTCATCTGCTTGCTTGAATGCTACTGTTTTATAGCCATTGAGAATGATAAAGTGGTCTTCAAAGTTGCACATAGAAGAACATCTTCGATTTGGTTGGCATGCAAGAGATGCGCGCATGCATTCAGATCATGAGATATTCTTTAAACCATTAACTCTAGATCAGATTGCTACGAACAAGATTTTCAGTCTGGACCACTAAAGCTGGCTGCATCCAACACCGAAAGCGGATCGATCGAATCATTTGGGTAATTTGCTAATGCTTATTCCGTTTCAAAAAAGTTAATGATATGTTTATTCTCTttgcctttttctttccttgttttttctacgtacgtatatatataaccacaaaaaaataaaaaataaaaaaaaaataaataaaatttacttatttGTGGCCGGCTACTTTCTACAAGAAATTACTATTTCATGTCAAAATGAGTCTGTTTTCGTTATAAGTAATATTATCATCGTAAATAATCTATCACAAATACTCGTTTTTCTTGCAGTCGTTTGCAATTGACCAATGTTGATATATACTTCCTACAAATTAAGCATGCATGAGTAATTAAGATTGATTGAGATTCTAAATGGAAGTCTTACAATACATACATACTTCTACTTAATCAATatgtgatttgatattattttccttttattttaatgcttaaatatgtgtgtgtttaaatagaatgttaaaaatgataaatcatatGTTGGTTAGGTGGAGATGTGTGGTATAAGACTTCATTTTTAGCATTTACCTATATTGTTATcattagttattaaaaaaaaaaatgtatagaaTGCGTTTCACTGATTCATGTAGAGGGTGATCGATATTGCTATAGCATATCATGAAAATTGAATGGCCTTGTAATAATTATAAGGAATACTTGATAAATCATCTTTGTACTTtgtctaaatttatatttgacacctatattttttgagaaataatatttacaattgtgAAATGCAGAAACGTCGcgtaattcatttgaaaaaagtggataaatattttttctcaaaaaaaaaaaaagtggataaataCAAGACCTACCaagaaaaaactaattttttaatagtagcttctaatttttttcaaaatagttATGCGGTGCTTGCGTACTCTAGGactacatatagtattactcatatttcttttttaaaaaataagcacTGATCATACCATGAAAAATTTTAGATCAACcccaatattataaaaaatgttgTCCATAGACTTTCACAtgataacatttttcttttatttaaaaaaatgaaactaaaattgaaaaaaaaaataaaacactacGAAATGAGATGGGGAGGCCTATGCTCACCCATAGTCACTTAGTCTTGACCACCATTCGACCACCACCCGCATGGTGTCCATGATTTTAAGATTATAATGAGGAGGCCTATGGTTGGCCAAATTTAGCCATATATTGTGATGGCTTAGACTTTGACCATCATGAGGTACTAGgtgaatatatatacacaacaaGTACACCATGGTTGCATGTATATGTGCACAGCCATAATGAGGAATCCGACCACATGCATCGAGTCAGGGTCATTGCCCATTGGGTGGTGGCTAGCTAcccctttttaatttatttaagaagTTATAGttttaatttcatctttttaaataaaagaaaaatattattcacaTTGCATTAATAAGtttgataaattaattattagggTGTATGAAATTTTCCATGAATGAATTTGATTCAAAATTTGTCCTAGCAAGAGTCATAAGTGGCGGAGCCACGTAAAACTTTTTGAAATCATGTAATAATCCCTAGATTTTACACATAATtctgtaaatataaaaaattgtcccccaaaaaaaaaaattaatcttcatatgctttctaatttttttttttaaatttcaatatacttagaaatttctctcttcaatttttttttctagtcccaaaattttgtttaatttatatatattatctattttcagtgatgtgatttttctaaaattaaagttaaaattaaatttaagagaaataataaacttattaatatgaatctcaaaattttttgttatataatattgggtttcttaatatgaaattcaaaatgaaaatacaagaaaaattatttaaggtcactgatctatatgaaaaatagtttgtagttatgtttttataattttttaatctctttttaatttatataagagaATTGATGTTTGCAGTCCTAGGCCCATGAACAAATCCCACCCACTCCTTTTAAAAAAGGTAGATACATCTAGGATTAACAtgaaaaaactcattttttaatgatgggctccactttttttaaagaaagtgtGTAAAGCTTACACACTTATATTTAGCATTAcgttttatataaatgtgttATACAATAAATAAGTTGCTCCTCTCAACACAATTTCTAGTTCCGCCACTTAGagatgttattttttgtttttaaaaggcAAATGTGCCGAATCTCAGGTACCtaagcaaataaattaattaagcagGCGATTGACCAAAAATTCATGATCATGACAATGATTCTCATTTAAGTGGATTCCTTGCGGCCTATATATAGTTTTCTTGGACGTACATTTTCAAAATAGAAAATTCTAGTTGAATATAATGTTAGTGAAGGGTAAACCGTACTTATGATTGAAGGAAATATATAGGAGAGTGTAGTAATTTTCATTTTCGAACCTTGTAAATTATCGATTACATGATAtcaagatttaaaatattatttaaacaattACATGAGTAATAGATATTAATTCCTTTATTTAATTAGATAATTATGACCAGAAATTAATAACTATTCTAAATTTTTAATGGTAGCCAACGGCCAGTACTCTCACAATGATGGGACGGGACGGAATGGAATGGAACGGAACATGACTCCCAACTAAATGCATGCAAAATCCTagctattttcttttgttttatataaatttataggttaagaattaagaaaagaaagcttTCGGGAATTAAAAGAGATCTTATTAAaacctagctatatatatataatcacatGTCGCGTTATACGTATATggaaagtatatatatataatataaacagtACTACAACTGATACTTGACAgggtaaaaaacaaaaataaaaattataaatgatcattcatatatataattaaacacacagaaattaataataattgtcTTTGATTTGGTAGGCTTATTGTATATTTATAATAAGCCTGATCATCGTCGTATTATTTCAATAACAATTATTGTATATAACACTCACTATTGATCagtacatgatatatatatttatatagataataataataataataaagatatatagatagataggtATTCGCGCATGCAGGTATATAATGGCCATCATGTTCTGGCATTGTAAAGTGGATCGGATATAGATCAGTTAGCTTCTCTGATGTAAGCATGGTGAATTCTGAGACCTCCCTTCCATTTGCCGCTCCAGACTTCATACATACCAAAGTAGATGGTGGCTTCATTAGAAGTGGTAGTGATTTTGAGTTTGTCACTATCTTGAGGAATTTCCTTTTGTGTCCCACTTGAGAAAGCATCCAGGCTTGCTCTTTTCCAACTGTACTTTCCCCTTCGCCCTAGCTTGGCCATCACGTAAACCTTGCTCCCATTCCAACCAAAAGCTTCTTGTGTCAATGAGATCTTGAACCCTATTTCGTACGTCGTTGAAGGCTTCATCTCGCGTGAACCGGTTACCTCCAGCCATGATACCTGTACCAAATCAACAGGCCCTGTCTTGTCCCtacacaatttttatttatttatttatatatatatatatatatgcgcatGCTGATCAGATTTGGCACATTCATcactttgaaaattaaaaatcagaGAAAAAATTACACACAAATACATGATCTTGTGAAAGTACTTACTGATCAGAAGGTAAGCGCCAGTAGCGGGGGTCACTGCCCCACACAATATTGAGTCCTCTTGGATAAAATATAGTAGTCTGGTCGGCCTGCATGCATGCGTGCAGTACGtgtaaaattaaataagatctcaatatatatatgacatcatatatatatatatatataatgatcttGAACATTTAAAGCTGGCTATATATGTACATAAAGATAAATTATACAAATacactgtgtgtgtgtgtgtggtatGTGCGCGGATCGATATTTAACATCTTGCAGCAATTaagctagctatatatacatatataaaggtaaatatatatacatatatatatatattggatttaATTAACACTTAGCAAAGTAGGCCAAGAATACGgataaattaacatgatcattTCAAATTATTACGATTGATCTCGTCATCATAATAATCAACGACTCAATTAAAAATCCATTCAAGTaccaaataattatatatttctcGTCATTATGATCAGGTAGTTGCATGGGTCGATCGCCTCTTAATTACCTTGATGCACGTACACTGTACAGAAGAATTTCCATTTCAAGTATTTCCCTAATTTTTTCTACTCCGCAACCCTTTGACGTcccaccacacacacacacacacacacacacacacatatatatatatagatcgcTTAATTAACCATGCATCCTGACCTTGACGCTTATATGACAAAACTTGATCGGAACAATATGATCTTAACCTCTTTGGCCAAGAGTTAGGGAATTATAACTAGCTAGCATGAGaatatcatttatcaaaatctaGCTTATGGGCGCTAGCTAGGCCCCctcccatgcatgcatcttcCAGCTTCaacctccaaaataatttagaagaTGCTTACCACTTAAAATTTTGAGTATACTATATACCTTTTTCTCTGTTCGGATTGTGTATCTTTCTGAAAACAAAATCTCAACTAATTATCTCGAAAGTGAATAAGCTCTCAATAAGGAGTTGTTTCGTGCAAGTGGGCCTCCGGTAAGTAATTTAATAGGAAGTACTTTCCCAAATCTGATGGCCACTAGATCAAATTTTTTACATCCAAGAAGATTCAAACCTTAAACTTGAAAGGAgcatcactataagaaaaactcGTTTTCGTAGCAAACAGTCTTttttattgcaaaattttaatcGTAAAAATTcgttttttttgtagtgatatatatatCACCAAAATCAAGACCCTTATCACTTAAGCTAGCAACTCCTAGGaattattttaaacatatatacacacactccTTTTTACAATTCAATATAAGACTCTGAAAGGAAAGAGATATGCTATTTGATATAACTCATGAACAGAATTAATAGGCTGGGTTTCCTCCAATGCATGCATGagaatatatgaaaatacgtgACATGACTATATGAcaccaaaaaaaatattgatgctTGCCTGCTCAACTAGTTGGCCATCAGATTCTGCATCATGATGAGGTTTAGTGGTTGACATTTGGGTTTCAAAGAAGTGTGTACTGTTTCTGCTTTGATCTTTTCCTTGCTCTTCTGGCTAGCTATGGAATGGATCGTCTGGCCGGGTGAGcctttctttttctgatatGTTAAGACACGGAAGACAATGCATATATATACGCGGCCTGCATGCTTGCTTATGTAATGAAAGAATACCATTGCCTGCCACAAGTAAAGtgaatgggaattaaacatgTTGGAAAGCAAGCAAAAGCTAGGAATCGAAGCAAGCGATTGGCGACTAAAGAAAAAGGTGCCTTAGCTGTTTTAAAAAACGCATATGTTTGGAATTTCAGCAAATGATATTCCAACCAAATTAATTCAAGAAAATAGCCATAAGGAAGAAGAGATAAAGAGAATTTTTGGTAACTGGGTCTCCATTACCACACGTAAAGAACTAGTTCCCTAGCTGGCCGCTACCATCGGCCACTTGGGTAAGCATATAGCATCATCTATCTAATCCTGGCCTACGGTCTACCTTTGTTCAGAATAAATCGAAGGATGGAGTAGTTTATCTTTTCTACTCTACGTGTGATCATGCCATGCCCTCTAtctggaaaataaaataaaattcagagtcgtgaaaattaacaattaataaCCATGCACGCCCCTTATGAGTCATGATCGTGAATCTATATCTTATTTCGATTATCAGTTTTGGCCTTCAAGATCAGgaatagcacttttttttttttctttttctaaaagaaGAGGTTGACATcgtaattttattcatcaacgcTCACTTTTTTACggaaaaatacattttatagttttttttttttttttttaaaatggagGAAGGGGTTTCGGATTTAAAGTTTTTATTGGAAAAATCAGGTCATATACCGTCATGTCATTAGACTCTGGACACATTTTATAGTATTAATTGATGTAATAGACGTGTATTTCTTTACCCAGTTTGACTAGGAGCAGGAGCAGGAGCAGATAAGTGTCAAATTAAGCCTTCTTTTCCAGTTAATAATTATGTCTGAAGGCTCaccgataaaaaaataataataataataataataagaaaaatgatctatttataattattttataactctaTACAAAATAGATGGTAGttctataatattatttttaatacagTAGTGCCATGAATATTTTATTGgttgattaaaaaatacaatgttTAAGGattctcccctctctctctctctctctctctctctctaaaaaataCAATGTACTGTGTAGTGTGTACTCACAAAAAGGAGAGGAGAAATTTCCTCAACCACttaaattcttctttttcttcgttTTTTGGTTGTAATTCGATAGGCTACTAAACTATTAATTAAAGTTGTTGCTTTGTCTTCATTAATATTAAACACGTACAAGTTGTAATTTATCTTCTCATTAAGATGTGACCATTaattaaatgaatgaaaaatagatAACAGATATTAATGATTGAATCTTAAAGgaggaagaaaattataaattagtgGATATTTCTAATATAAGTTTAATAGTTTGGTAGTTATATTACAAAGAATCGGTAATGCAAAAAACAAactataattaagaaaaaaaaaaagataattgacaacttcaaatttaaacatttattattattattattgcagaTCTTAAACTGTCTTAAAAACCAACAGCAGATTTGCAAATGGGTTCGACGCAATAGGAGACAGGGCCACTAATTTGTATGAAGTTGACATGACTGGTGGACGATGGATGGAAAGGGACCGATTCCCACGCGGCCCCTTTTACTTTCGGCCGAGCACACAGCTTGATTCAGTACCTCAAAATACTAATCGCGGAATCTAATCTTATGCCACCATTACCAAGTTGGGATTCTAATATATCTGTTGTTCTGTCATTTATTTGATGTCTTTCGAAAAAAGGTGAGTTTGAGAATAAACGGGTACGAACCAAAAAAGGTCACTGAGGGGTTCAATCGTGACTGAAAGTGGATTCGGACGCAGAAATGTTGGGAACCTTTCTATAGTTCATGCCATATGGACCAACTAAAAGAGACACACGTCTTGTTCTCATTTTttgtatgttatttttaatGGGCAACTGATGTTTATGGAGGCTCAACCAGCTTGGACATGACACACCGTCCAGACCCCCCGGCATCCGAGGAGACTCTAAACGTAGCAAACTTTCATTGTTCTTTGAGTTGTCAAAATTCCAATTGCCAGAAAGAAAGAAGGCAAAAACAAAACACCTATTTGGATTCTTGGAATGGATATTGGATACAGGTGAGCAAAACACGTATTCAATTTCTATACCACTTCAAGCACTTTCTCCATTTTTGTGATCTGGGTGCAATGGTTGTATACATACGTATCTTTTGGTTTGAAGTACCCGAAAGGCttaattttattctattataactttttaacaaaatgttAGATGCGACTTGTGAGTATTTAGAACTTTGGAAGAATCATTTTGAGGGGAGACATGAGGTTTGGAAGGGAAAACTTTGCTATGAACATGTATGTTAGAAAGTCAGATTATGCTTTCTTAACTATTGCAGAATGTTTCTATTTGTTTACGATAAGTTAAACTATTGCAGGATCTTTTAAAGAGAAAATGCCAATGaatgacataataaattattagattTAAACCAATCAAGATAAAGATGGCAAAATTACCACAGACGCCTGAGGATATGAGTAGACAAAggcaaaggagagagagagagagagagagagagagagagagcactaattatttattttcagttcTAGAAACTATTCTAGAATTAGTACAACAACTTCAGCTGAAGATGACAAGACGCTCCCCGCAATTATTAATCAGTCCCATTTTCTGCAGAGCAATGGATGCAGAAACCAAATCTTGGGGGCTGTCACAGGCATTTTGCAGCTGCAGATGCACAAACTTCTTAAGTAAAAGCGGCTGGAAGAACCCTTGAAAAC
This sequence is a window from Carya illinoinensis cultivar Pawnee chromosome 9, C.illinoinensisPawnee_v1, whole genome shotgun sequence. Protein-coding genes within it:
- the LOC122277562 gene encoding protein PHLOEM PROTEIN 2-LIKE A9 isoform X1 produces the protein MSTTKPHHDAESDGQLVEQADQTTIFYPRGLNIVWGSDPRYWRLPSDQDKTGPVDLVQVSWLEVTGSREMKPSTTYEIGFKISLTQEAFGWNGSKVYVMAKLGRRGKYSWKRASLDAFSSGTQKEIPQDSDKLKITTTSNEATIYFGMYEVWSGKWKGGLRIHHAYIREAN
- the LOC122277562 gene encoding protein PHLOEM PROTEIN 2-LIKE A9 isoform X2 produces the protein MQADQTTIFYPRGLNIVWGSDPRYWRLPSDQDKTGPVDLVQVSWLEVTGSREMKPSTTYEIGFKISLTQEAFGWNGSKVYVMAKLGRRGKYSWKRASLDAFSSGTQKEIPQDSDKLKITTTSNEATIYFGMYEVWSGKWKGGLRIHHAYIREAN